The following are encoded in a window of Oscillatoria sp. FACHB-1406 genomic DNA:
- a CDS encoding DUF4079 domain-containing protein, whose amino-acid sequence MNDLRDFLEPIAAGFRSFGVPEPIVHWGHPLMMGIVIFVMGTFVGLTGWRGRILASTDGEAAIKNRSEHRKIAPWMFLFIALGYTGGILSLVMQGEPILESPHFWTGSAAVGLLGLNGLISATKFGGNKESLRAVHAYVGSFALGLLVLHTFLGLKLGLSI is encoded by the coding sequence ATGAACGACTTACGCGACTTTTTAGAACCGATCGCTGCTGGGTTTCGGAGCTTCGGAGTGCCAGAACCCATCGTACATTGGGGGCATCCCCTGATGATGGGAATCGTTATTTTCGTTATGGGAACTTTTGTCGGTTTAACCGGATGGCGCGGGCGAATTTTAGCTTCAACAGACGGTGAAGCCGCAATTAAAAACCGCAGCGAACATCGCAAAATTGCCCCTTGGATGTTTCTGTTTATTGCCCTCGGTTATACCGGCGGTATTCTCTCGCTGGTGATGCAGGGCGAACCCATTTTAGAAAGTCCGCACTTTTGGACGGGTTCGGCAGCCGTAGGATTGCTCGGATTGAACGGCCTAATTTCTGCAACGAAATTTGGCGGCAATAAAGAATCCTTGCGCGCCGTTCATGCGTATGTCGGAAGTTTTGCCCTGGGTTTATTAGTGCTGCATACCTTCTTAGGGCTGAAATTAGGACTTTCGATTTAA